The DNA window ATCGCCCGGCTACCGTGCCGCGATATCAGGAATCCGGCGATCAGGAAGACCGCGGCCGTGGACAGCCCGTGGTTGAGCATGTAGAGCGTCGACCCGCTCTGCCCCTGGCTGGTCATCACGAATATGCCCAGGATGATGAATCCGAAGTGCGAGATCGAGGTATAGGCGATCAGCCGCATGATGTCGGTCTGGCCGATGGCGACAATCGCGCCGTAGATCACCCCGATGACCGCCAGCACGACGATCAGGGGGCGGAAATACGTTGAGGCGCCGGGGAACAGCTGCAGGCAGTAACGCAGCATGCCGAAGGTGCCGACCTTGTCCATCACCGCCATCATCAGCACTGCGGTGGCAGGGGTGGCCTCGACCGCGGCGTCGGGCAGCCAGCGGTGGAACGGCCACAGCGGGGCCTTGATCGCGAAGGCGAACATGAAGCCCAGGAACAGCGCCTTGAACACCGCGGAATCCGCGCCGTAACGGCCGGAGACGACGCCCGCCACGATCTCGCGGAAGTCGAAGGTGCCCGAACCGTGTTGCGAGGTCACCACATACAGCCCGATCACCGCGGCCAGCATGATCAGCCCGCCGAACAGGTTGTACAGCAGGAACTTCACGGCTGCGCGCGACCTGCCGGGCCCGCCGCCGAAACCCCCGATCAGGAAGTACATCGGGATTAGCATGGCCTCGAAAAAGACATAGAACAGCAACACATCCAGCGCGACCACCGAGACCAGCACCATCGACTCGATGGCCAGCGTCAGGGCGACGTAGGCGTGCACGCCGCGGCTGCGTTCGCCCCCATCGTTCCAGCCGGCCACCTGCAGCACTGGAATCAGCACCGCGGTCAGTAGCACCAGCACCACCGCGATGCCGTCCACGCCCAGGGTGTAGCCGGCGCCGAACGCCGGGATCCATTGGTGGCGTTCGACGAATTGGTAAGGTGCGCCGCCGGTCTTGAACCCGACGGTGACGACGACGGCCACCGCCAGGGTCAGTACGCCGAAGACCAGACCGGTCCACTTGGCGAGCTGTCGAAGCCCGGGCGGCATCAGAATGATCAGCACGGAGCCGGCCAGCGGCACCAGCCACAGGATGCTCAGCCACGGAACGGTGTTCATCGGCGCCACTCCTCCTCATCGCTTCGCTCTGCATCGTCGCCGGCGCGGTTCATCGGCGCCACTCCTCCTCATCGCTCCGCTCTGCATCGTCGCCGGCGCGGTTCATCGGCGCCACTCCTCCTCATCGCTCCGTCCCCCGCAAGCGGGTGGTGCCCCCACTGCATCGTCGCCGGCGCGGTTCACCACAGTTTCACCGCCAGGATCAGCGCGACCACCAGCACCGCGCCCGTCAGCATTGACAATGCGTAGTTGCGGGCGAAGCCGGTTTGCAGCCCCCGCAGTCGATTTGACGTCGAACTCACCAGTGCCGCCAGCGCGTTGACCGAGCCGTCGACACCCGCGTTGTCGACGTCGACGAGCGCGTGAGTCAGTTGCGCGCCGGGGCGCATGAACACCTCTTCGTTGAAGGCATCGCCGTAGAGGTCCTTGCGCACCGCCGTCGTCAACGCCGACACGGACAGCGGCGCCACCCGCGGGATCGGTGTCTTCGCGTACAACCGGTAGGCCACCGCGATGCCGATCACGACGACACCCAGCGCCAGCGCGGAGCTGACCCAGACCGGGTACGCGTGGGTGACCTCTTCGTGCTTACCGACGACCGGTTCGAGCCAGCGCTGCAGGGTGCCGCCCACCGCCAGCAGGCCACCGGAGAACACCGAGCCGACGGCCAGCAGGATCATCGGCCACGTCATCAGCGCGGGTGCCTCGTGCGGGTGGGCGCTGGGCGCCCAGCGCTTCTTGCCGAAGAACGTCATCAGCATCACACGTGTCATGTAGAACGCGGTGACGCCGGCACCCAGCAGCGCGGCGCCACCCAGCAGGTAACCCTGGATGCCACCCGAGGCCAGCGCGGCCTCGATGATGGCGTCCTTGGAGAAGTAGCCCGCGAAGGGCG is part of the Mycobacterium mantenii genome and encodes:
- a CDS encoding NADH-quinone oxidoreductase subunit M: MNTVPWLSILWLVPLAGSVLIILMPPGLRQLAKWTGLVFGVLTLAVAVVVTVGFKTGGAPYQFVERHQWIPAFGAGYTLGVDGIAVVLVLLTAVLIPVLQVAGWNDGGERSRGVHAYVALTLAIESMVLVSVVALDVLLFYVFFEAMLIPMYFLIGGFGGGPGRSRAAVKFLLYNLFGGLIMLAAVIGLYVVTSQHGSGTFDFREIVAGVVSGRYGADSAVFKALFLGFMFAFAIKAPLWPFHRWLPDAAVEATPATAVLMMAVMDKVGTFGMLRYCLQLFPGASTYFRPLIVVLAVIGVIYGAIVAIGQTDIMRLIAYTSISHFGFIILGIFVMTSQGQSGSTLYMLNHGLSTAAVFLIAGFLISRHGSRAIADYGGVQKVAPVLAGTFLVSAMATLSLPGLAPFISEFLVLLGTFNRYWLAAGFGVTALVLSAVYMLWLYQRVMTGPVASGNEKIGDLRARELIVVAPLIVLLLVLGIYPKPVLDIINPAVENTMTTIGQHDPAPSVPVGTPRIAEGRP